From a region of the Clostridia bacterium genome:
- a CDS encoding PaaI family thioesterase has translation MGTFKSTDEAREFFKNDRFATDNGMRIDELFDGGCVCSMELTEAHRNAYGGTMGGVIFTLGDFAFAVSSNNDHQPTVALTVNVNFTAQPKGKRLIARSQCVKSGRTTCVYDIRVTDETGRDVALFVGTGYKLEK, from the coding sequence ATGGGAACTTTCAAAAGCACGGACGAAGCGCGTGAGTTTTTCAAAAACGACCGCTTCGCAACGGATAACGGCATGCGTATAGACGAGCTTTTCGACGGCGGCTGCGTCTGCTCGATGGAGCTGACGGAGGCGCACCGCAACGCCTACGGCGGAACGATGGGCGGCGTGATATTCACGCTCGGCGACTTCGCCTTCGCCGTTTCGTCGAATAACGACCATCAGCCGACCGTCGCGCTGACGGTGAACGTCAACTTCACCGCGCAGCCGAAGGGGAAGCGGCTCATCGCGCGCTCGCAATGCGTCAAAAGCGGCAGGACGACCTGCGTTTACGACATACGCGTGACCGACGAAACGGGGCGCGACGTCGCGCTCTTCGTCGGCACCGGCTACAAGCTGGAGAAATAG
- a CDS encoding phenylacetate--CoA ligase, which produces MSNYYQEEIETASRDEIIRIQNEKLVKQVKRVYENVPYYRDLMDKKGVKPEDIKSIDDIRKLPFLSKADLRDAYPYGLLGTDIKNCVRIQSTSGTTGRRVVAFYTQHDIDLWEECCARAIVAAGGTNEDVCQVCYGYGLFTGGPGLNGGSHKVGCLTLPMSSGYTDRQIQFMMDLGATILCCTPSYAAYIGETLKEKGYKPSDNKLKAGIFGAEPWTEEMRRNIQESLGIKAYDIYGLTETSGPGVAFECEEQHGMHINEDHFYAEIIDPDTGEVLPEGSKGELVFTSLDKEGFPLLRYRTRDICVLSREKCSCGRTHVRMSKPMGRSDDMMIIRGVNVFPSQIETVLLKEGYDPNYQIVVDRERNNDTLDVYVELNPDQFSDKIADIQNREKSLEGAMRAMLGIGAKMHLVPPKSIARSEGKAVRVIDKRKLHD; this is translated from the coding sequence ATGTCAAACTATTATCAGGAGGAGATAGAAACCGCCTCACGGGACGAGATTATCCGCATACAGAACGAGAAGCTCGTCAAGCAGGTGAAGCGCGTTTACGAAAACGTCCCCTATTACCGCGATCTTATGGATAAAAAAGGCGTCAAGCCGGAGGATATAAAGAGCATCGACGATATCAGGAAGCTGCCCTTCCTCTCGAAAGCGGACCTCCGCGACGCCTACCCCTACGGACTGCTCGGCACCGACATCAAGAACTGCGTCCGCATCCAGTCCACCTCCGGCACGACCGGCAGACGTGTCGTGGCGTTCTACACGCAGCACGATATCGACCTCTGGGAAGAGTGCTGCGCGCGCGCCATCGTCGCCGCCGGCGGCACTAACGAGGACGTCTGCCAGGTATGCTACGGCTACGGTCTCTTCACCGGCGGACCCGGACTCAACGGCGGTTCGCACAAGGTCGGCTGCCTGACGCTGCCGATGTCCTCCGGATACACCGACAGACAGATCCAGTTCATGATGGACCTCGGCGCGACCATCCTCTGCTGCACCCCCTCCTACGCCGCCTATATCGGCGAGACGCTGAAGGAGAAGGGATACAAGCCCTCCGACAACAAGCTGAAGGCGGGTATCTTCGGCGCGGAGCCGTGGACGGAGGAGATGCGCCGCAACATCCAGGAATCCCTCGGCATCAAGGCCTACGACATCTACGGTCTGACCGAAACGAGCGGCCCCGGCGTCGCCTTCGAATGCGAGGAACAGCACGGAATGCACATCAACGAGGACCACTTCTACGCCGAGATAATCGACCCCGACACCGGCGAAGTGCTTCCCGAGGGCTCCAAGGGCGAGCTGGTCTTCACCTCGCTCGATAAGGAGGGCTTCCCGCTGCTCCGCTACCGCACCCGCGACATCTGCGTGCTTTCACGCGAGAAGTGCTCCTGCGGCAGAACTCACGTCAGAATGAGCAAGCCGATGGGACGCAGCGACGATATGATGATCATCCGCGGCGTCAACGTCTTCCCGAGCCAGATCGAGACCGTTCTGCTCAAGGAGGGCTACGACCCGAACTACCAGATCGTCGTCGACAGAGAACGCAACAACGACACCCTCGACGTCTACGTCGAGCTGAATCCCGATCAGTTCTCCGACAAGATCGCGGACATCCAGAACAGAGAAAAATCCCTTGAAGGCGCGATGCGCGCGATGCTCGGCATCGGCGCGAAAATGCACCTCGTTCCGCCCAAGTCCATCGCCAGAAGCGAGGGCAAGGCGGTCAGAGTCATCGACAAGCGCAAGCTGCACGATTAG
- a CDS encoding sodium:solute symporter has translation MSTTSILTLALIIVFFAVMIIIGVRSKKHASDVNGFVLGSRSVGPWLSAFAFGTSYFSAVIFVGYAGQFGYNFGLASTWIGLGNAFIGSLLAWSILGRRTRIMTQHLSSKTMPDFFGSRFNSPKLKIAASVITFVFLIPYTASLYNGLSRLFNMAFGGIPYAVCVIIMAVLTGIYVILGGYMATALNDFIQGIIMLGGIIAVIVAVLNSNGGFMEATKQLATGPNGGWEFASFLGPDPVFLIFVVLLTSLGTWGLPQMVGKFYAIKNEDSIKKGTIISTIFAIVVAGGCYFLGGFARLYNVDVKAEGFDAIIPKMLSNLPAIIIGIVIVLVLSASMSTLSSLVLTSSSTITLDLIAPARKKEMTEKKKLTMMRIFIVVFIAVSAIIAIYQANSKNLFIAQMMGVSWGALAGAFLAPFLYGLYYKKTTKAAVAACFVWGVGLEVVQFLISIGLFSVAEIPVLSFVFKNSLYSGVIAMVGGLVIVPLVSALTKRSAPADVEDKFACYNDSKTVGITDNLGR, from the coding sequence ATGAGTACCACATCCATCCTGACGCTCGCGCTTATCATAGTCTTTTTTGCGGTGATGATAATCATCGGCGTCAGATCGAAGAAACACGCGTCCGACGTTAACGGATTCGTTCTCGGCTCGCGCTCCGTCGGTCCCTGGCTCAGCGCCTTCGCCTTCGGAACGTCCTACTTCTCCGCCGTCATCTTCGTCGGCTACGCGGGACAGTTCGGCTACAACTTCGGACTCGCTTCTACGTGGATCGGTCTCGGAAACGCGTTCATCGGCTCGCTGCTCGCGTGGAGCATACTCGGCAGGCGCACGCGCATCATGACGCAGCACCTCTCGAGCAAGACGATGCCCGACTTCTTCGGCTCGCGATTTAACTCGCCGAAGCTGAAGATCGCCGCTTCGGTGATCACCTTCGTGTTTCTGATCCCGTACACCGCTTCGCTGTATAACGGCCTTTCCAGACTGTTCAATATGGCGTTCGGCGGCATACCCTATGCGGTCTGCGTCATAATTATGGCGGTGCTTACGGGAATCTACGTCATCCTCGGCGGATATATGGCGACCGCCCTCAACGATTTCATTCAGGGCATCATAATGCTCGGCGGCATCATCGCGGTCATCGTCGCGGTGCTGAACAGCAACGGCGGCTTCATGGAAGCGACGAAGCAGCTCGCGACCGGCCCCAACGGCGGCTGGGAGTTCGCCTCCTTCCTCGGACCGGACCCCGTATTCCTTATCTTCGTCGTGCTGCTGACCTCCCTCGGAACCTGGGGACTGCCCCAGATGGTCGGCAAGTTCTACGCGATAAAGAACGAGGACTCCATCAAGAAGGGCACCATCATTTCCACGATCTTCGCGATAGTCGTCGCCGGCGGCTGCTACTTCCTCGGCGGCTTCGCGCGGCTCTATAACGTCGACGTGAAGGCGGAGGGCTTCGACGCGATAATCCCGAAGATGCTCTCCAACCTGCCCGCGATAATCATCGGCATAGTTATAGTGCTGGTGCTTTCGGCATCGATGTCCACCCTCTCCTCGCTGGTGCTGACCAGCTCCTCGACGATCACGCTCGACCTGATCGCCCCCGCGAGAAAGAAGGAAATGACCGAGAAGAAGAAGCTGACGATGATGCGTATCTTCATAGTCGTCTTCATCGCGGTCTCCGCGATAATCGCGATCTATCAGGCGAACAGCAAGAACCTTTTCATCGCGCAGATGATGGGCGTTTCCTGGGGCGCGCTCGCAGGAGCGTTCCTCGCGCCCTTCCTCTACGGCCTCTACTACAAGAAGACCACTAAAGCCGCCGTCGCCGCCTGCTTCGTGTGGGGCGTCGGGTTGGAGGTCGTGCAGTTCCTCATTTCCATCGGGCTTTTCTCCGTCGCGGAGATCCCCGTGCTGAGCTTCGTTTTCAAAAACTCGCTCTACTCGGGCGTTATCGCGATGGTCGGCGGACTCGTCATAGTACCGCTCGTCAGCGCGCTGACGAAGCGTTCCGCGCCCGCGGACGTCGAGGACAAGTTCGCCTGCTACAATGACAGCAAAACCGTCGGCATCACCGACAACCTCGGACGCTGA
- a CDS encoding pyridoxal-phosphate dependent enzyme produces ISEAVEAAVKQPGYRYVLGSVLNQVLLHQSIIGLETQAALDKYGIKPDMVIGCAGGGSNLGGLIAPFMRDKINGKLDCRIIAVEPASCPSLTRGKYAYDFCDTGMVCPLAKMYTLGSDFIPAPNHAGGLRYHGMSSVLSQLYDDGLMEAVSVPQVKVFEAAEQFARIEGILPAPESSHAIRVAIDEALKCKETGEEKTIVFGLTGTGYFDLVAYQKFHDGQMEDYIPTDEELQVALNKLPPVNK; encoded by the coding sequence CCATTTCCGAAGCCGTGGAAGCCGCCGTGAAGCAGCCGGGTTACCGCTACGTTCTCGGTTCCGTGCTGAACCAGGTGCTGCTGCATCAGAGCATTATCGGTCTTGAAACGCAGGCGGCGCTCGACAAATACGGCATCAAGCCGGATATGGTCATCGGCTGCGCGGGCGGCGGCTCCAACCTCGGCGGACTGATCGCCCCCTTCATGCGCGACAAGATCAACGGCAAGCTCGACTGCCGCATCATCGCCGTCGAGCCGGCGTCCTGCCCGAGTCTTACCCGCGGCAAGTACGCCTACGACTTCTGCGACACCGGCATGGTCTGCCCGCTCGCGAAGATGTACACCCTCGGCAGCGACTTCATCCCCGCGCCGAACCACGCCGGCGGACTCCGCTATCACGGCATGAGCTCCGTGCTCTCCCAGCTCTACGACGACGGGCTGATGGAAGCCGTTTCCGTCCCGCAGGTCAAGGTCTTTGAAGCGGCGGAGCAGTTCGCCCGCATAGAAGGCATCCTCCCCGCCCCCGAAAGCTCCCACGCTATCCGCGTAGCGATCGACGAGGCGCTGAAGTGCAAGGAGACCGGCGAGGAGAAGACCATCGTCTTCGGCCTGACCGGCACCGGCTACTTCGACCTGGTCGCGTACCAGAAGTTCCACGACGGACAGATGGAGGATTACATCCCCACCGACGAGGAGTTGCAGGTCGCGCTCAACAAGCTCCCCCCTGTCAACAAATAA
- a CDS encoding DUF1294 domain-containing protein, translated as MKTVLWIYAAILGAASLVAFVAYGVDKAKAMQEGDRISERVLLALAVYGGAAGAFFGRVVFRHKTKKNYFTLVITFALLLQAAVLALLISKGGAR; from the coding sequence ATGAAAACGGTTTTGTGGATATACGCCGCGATACTCGGCGCGGCTTCGCTCGTCGCCTTCGTTGCCTACGGCGTGGACAAGGCGAAGGCGATGCAGGAGGGCGACCGCATCAGCGAACGCGTCCTGCTCGCGCTCGCGGTCTACGGCGGCGCGGCCGGCGCGTTCTTCGGCAGGGTGGTCTTCCGCCACAAGACGAAGAAGAACTACTTTACTCTCGTGATAACCTTTGCGCTTCTGCTGCAGGCGGCGGTGCTTGCGCTGCTCATCTCGAAAGGGGGCGCGCGGTGA
- a CDS encoding carbohydrate-binding domain-containing protein → MKLKKFISVIIAAAMLFSLCAVEAFADTAESAALTFTDSGVEETLSGSGYAIAGTALTITAAGVYRISGSCAEGSIVVSKGLSGVTLILDNLTLASSSTAPIVVKKSSDVSIHLEGTSTLTDNENPEDENSSDPEIAEAFEGAAIKIKSGASVTFCGDGDLNIVANAKNGIKGGSTAALVFNQSGTVTVTGSGKYYGGTLSGAAVNNGIACDGSIVFNSGSYVIKAAGDGVKSAPDATDEAEGTTIDNESAGAITVNGGEFDIDCDGDGFQADASLTINGGTFDVQTWKGSGVWNDTLADANSCKGLKAAGDRAEEAGIEPTLTITGGSFTLNTGDDALHSDAYATVTGGAFTINTGDDGMHADTSLILGSENGLARDPDVRIESSYEGLEGGTVYIYSGRYYVVASDDGVNAAGGSGNGTDPGFGGGGGWNPGGGHGPGGNTPGGSSSSSDYNIYIYGGELYVNCDGDGLDSNGGLYLYGGTQAVFSMRSGGDNSALDADGTILVQGATLITAGSTGADGTAQKSWFGADQKYTASRTSVSAGKAVNASANGSVLMSYTLTKNVSYVLASWPSSVSSSAPTITTANSAAACKGGSWSHSWDDGAVTAATAESNGLTTYTCSVCGATETQTIPALVTVPECDHAFEGGASTDEGFTVTFAGDEGVSSITVYETQDYSGASVSVAADGAAVSRSSATGAPDSTGDGQLNFTVVLAEGYAISGVSAVSGTYKNIKGPSDTGLANTYRITKITADTTVTITTVECEHGTVADGTTPEWTWSDGCGKATLTYICADCGNSVALDGAITSVLTNAETITFTATASIGKAGYTDVVTAAPFTATFIIEGGDAAVNIYYTQDYASADEEGVSTAVARDSDSGCPVVTGDGQINFAVVAAEGFEVESVAVAGGYKNLKDISDSAGANSWRVTKVTGDLTITVTVKSASAAVLIGDMDKDGEITVADALAALRIAAKLAEETEEALATGDVDGDGVITVSDALRILRVAAKLSEGF, encoded by the coding sequence ATGAAACTTAAAAAATTCATCAGCGTAATAATCGCAGCAGCGATGCTCTTCTCGCTCTGCGCGGTCGAAGCGTTCGCCGACACCGCGGAAAGCGCAGCACTCACCTTCACCGACTCCGGCGTGGAGGAAACCCTCTCCGGAAGCGGTTACGCAATCGCAGGCACGGCGCTGACCATCACCGCCGCGGGCGTCTACCGCATAAGCGGAAGCTGCGCGGAAGGTTCGATAGTCGTTAGCAAGGGGCTAAGCGGAGTCACGCTCATACTCGACAATCTTACTCTCGCCTCCTCATCGACCGCGCCGATAGTCGTCAAGAAATCCTCCGACGTAAGCATCCATCTCGAAGGAACGTCCACCTTGACGGATAACGAGAACCCCGAAGACGAGAATTCATCCGACCCCGAGATCGCAGAAGCCTTCGAGGGCGCGGCGATCAAGATCAAAAGCGGCGCGTCCGTGACCTTCTGCGGCGATGGCGATCTGAACATCGTCGCGAACGCCAAGAACGGTATCAAAGGCGGCTCCACCGCGGCACTGGTCTTCAATCAATCCGGCACGGTCACGGTCACAGGCAGCGGAAAGTATTACGGCGGCACCCTCTCCGGCGCGGCGGTCAATAACGGCATCGCCTGCGACGGAAGTATCGTCTTCAACAGCGGCTCCTACGTCATAAAGGCGGCGGGTGACGGCGTCAAGAGCGCGCCGGACGCCACCGACGAGGCCGAGGGAACAACGATTGACAATGAATCCGCCGGCGCAATTACGGTCAACGGCGGCGAGTTCGATATCGACTGCGACGGCGACGGCTTCCAGGCCGACGCTTCGCTCACGATCAACGGCGGCACGTTTGACGTTCAGACGTGGAAGGGCAGCGGCGTATGGAACGACACCCTCGCGGACGCCAACAGCTGCAAAGGGCTGAAGGCGGCGGGCGACCGCGCCGAAGAGGCCGGCATCGAACCGACGCTCACGATCACCGGCGGCAGTTTCACGCTCAACACCGGCGACGACGCGCTCCATTCCGACGCCTACGCCACCGTCACCGGCGGCGCCTTCACGATAAACACCGGCGACGACGGGATGCACGCCGATACATCCCTTATCCTCGGCAGCGAAAACGGACTTGCGCGCGATCCCGACGTCCGCATCGAAAGCTCCTATGAAGGCCTCGAGGGCGGCACGGTCTATATCTACTCCGGACGCTATTACGTCGTCGCCTCCGATGACGGCGTGAACGCCGCCGGCGGCAGCGGAAACGGCACTGACCCAGGCTTCGGCGGAGGCGGCGGCTGGAATCCGGGCGGCGGACACGGCCCCGGCGGAAACACGCCCGGCGGCTCCTCGTCGTCAAGCGATTATAACATCTATATCTACGGCGGCGAGCTTTACGTCAACTGCGACGGCGACGGGCTCGATTCCAACGGCGGACTCTATCTCTACGGCGGCACGCAGGCGGTGTTCAGTATGCGCTCCGGCGGCGATAACTCCGCGCTCGACGCCGACGGCACGATCCTCGTGCAGGGCGCGACGCTCATCACCGCCGGCTCCACCGGCGCTGACGGCACGGCGCAGAAAAGCTGGTTCGGCGCGGATCAGAAATACACCGCGAGCAGAACGAGCGTTTCCGCAGGCAAGGCCGTGAACGCTTCGGCAAACGGCAGCGTACTGATGAGCTATACGCTGACGAAAAACGTGAGCTACGTCCTCGCCTCCTGGCCTTCCTCCGTTTCTTCCTCCGCCCCGACGATCACGACCGCAAACAGCGCGGCGGCGTGCAAGGGCGGCTCGTGGAGCCACAGCTGGGACGACGGCGCCGTTACCGCCGCGACGGCGGAAAGCAACGGGCTGACGACCTACACCTGCTCCGTCTGCGGCGCGACCGAAACGCAGACGATCCCCGCGCTCGTCACCGTTCCCGAATGCGACCACGCGTTTGAAGGCGGCGCATCGACCGACGAGGGCTTCACCGTCACCTTCGCCGGCGACGAGGGAGTCAGCTCGATCACGGTTTATGAAACGCAGGACTACTCCGGCGCGAGCGTATCCGTCGCCGCCGACGGTGCGGCGGTCTCGCGCAGCAGCGCCACCGGCGCTCCCGACTCCACCGGCGACGGACAGCTCAATTTCACCGTCGTCCTCGCGGAAGGCTACGCGATAAGCGGCGTCAGCGCCGTTTCCGGCACGTATAAAAACATCAAGGGACCGTCTGATACCGGCCTCGCGAACACCTACCGCATCACCAAGATAACCGCCGACACGACGGTGACGATAACGACCGTCGAATGCGAGCACGGAACAGTGGCCGACGGCACGACTCCCGAATGGACGTGGAGCGACGGCTGCGGCAAAGCGACGCTCACTTACATCTGCGCCGACTGCGGCAACTCCGTAGCGCTCGACGGCGCGATAACGAGCGTGCTGACCAACGCGGAAACGATCACCTTCACAGCGACCGCATCAATAGGCAAAGCTGGCTATACAGACGTCGTGACGGCGGCGCCCTTCACAGCGACCTTCATCATTGAAGGCGGCGACGCCGCGGTCAACATCTATTACACGCAGGACTACGCCTCCGCCGACGAGGAAGGCGTCTCCACCGCCGTCGCGCGCGACAGCGACTCCGGCTGCCCGGTCGTCACCGGAGACGGGCAGATCAACTTCGCTGTCGTCGCCGCGGAAGGCTTCGAGGTCGAAAGCGTTGCCGTTGCCGGCGGCTACAAGAACCTCAAGGACATTTCTGACAGCGCCGGCGCGAACTCCTGGCGCGTGACAAAGGTCACCGGCGATCTGACGATCACCGTGACCGTCAAAAGCGCCTCCGCCGCCGTCCTTATCGGCGATATGGATAAGGACGGGGAAATCACCGTCGCGGACGCGCTCGCCGCGCTCCGCATCGCCGCGAAGCTCGCGGAAGAGACTGAAGAGGCGCTCGCAACAGGCGACGTCGACGGCGACGGCGTGATAACCGTTTCCGACGCGCTGCGCATCCTGCGCGTCGCGGCAAAGCTCTCCGAGGGCTTCTGA